One part of the Marichromatium purpuratum 984 genome encodes these proteins:
- the coaD gene encoding pantetheine-phosphate adenylyltransferase, translated as MRSVVYPGTFDPITNGHVDLILRAARLFDRVVVAVAADTGKQPLFSTEERVALVREAVSDIPKVETVDFQGLLVDFTRELGVDVIMRGLRAVSDFEYEFQLAGMNRRMAPDIETLFLTPAEKYAYISSSLVREIARLKGDVSAFVVPTVEAALKARFG; from the coding sequence TTGCGCAGCGTGGTCTATCCCGGGACCTTCGATCCCATTACCAATGGTCATGTCGACCTGATCCTGCGCGCGGCGCGTCTGTTTGATCGGGTCGTGGTCGCCGTTGCCGCCGACACCGGCAAGCAGCCCCTGTTCTCCACCGAGGAGCGGGTTGCTCTGGTGCGCGAGGCCGTGTCCGATATCCCCAAGGTCGAAACCGTTGATTTCCAAGGGTTGTTAGTGGATTTCACGCGTGAACTCGGGGTCGATGTGATCATGCGTGGGCTACGCGCGGTGTCCGACTTCGAGTACGAATTCCAGCTCGCGGGCATGAACCGGCGTATGGCGCCGGACATCGAGACCCTGTTTCTCACGCCAGCCGAGAAATATGCCTACATCTCGTCGTCCCTGGTGCGGGAGATCGCCCGCCTCAAGGGCGACGTGTCGGCCTTTGTCGTCCCGACGGTCGAGGCCGCACTGAAGGCGCGCTTTGGATAA
- a CDS encoding ABC transporter ATP-binding protein: MGGLRVQGLGNALFGPIDLAVGGGERVFLSGPSGCGKSLLLRAIADLDPHRGEAWLDDVPRSRLPAPLWRRRVGLLPAESAWWGESVGEHLPATHPPLDDWLSVLGFGPEVLDWPVARLSTGERQRLALLRLLAQSPRALLLDEATANLDPQNCARVEGLIEDYRAAHRTPVLWVSHDPAQRRRLGDRRLSIRDGRLEPEDIDPS, from the coding sequence ATGGGCGGGCTCAGGGTCCAGGGGCTCGGCAACGCCTTGTTCGGGCCCATCGACCTGGCCGTCGGCGGCGGCGAGCGGGTGTTCCTGTCGGGCCCATCGGGCTGCGGCAAGAGCCTGCTGCTGCGCGCCATCGCCGACCTCGACCCGCACCGGGGCGAGGCCTGGCTCGACGACGTGCCGCGCTCGCGCCTGCCCGCCCCGCTGTGGCGTCGCCGCGTCGGGCTGCTGCCGGCCGAGTCGGCCTGGTGGGGCGAGTCGGTGGGTGAGCATCTGCCCGCCACACACCCGCCACTCGATGACTGGCTGAGTGTGCTTGGCTTCGGCCCCGAGGTACTCGACTGGCCGGTCGCCCGGCTCTCGACCGGCGAGCGCCAGCGCCTAGCGCTGCTACGTCTGCTCGCCCAGTCGCCACGGGCGCTGCTGCTCGACGAGGCCACCGCCAACCTCGACCCGCAGAACTGCGCCCGGGTCGAGGGGCTGATCGAGGACTACCGCGCCGCCCACCGCACGCCGGTGCTCTGGGTCAGTCACGACCCGGCGCAACGGCGCCGACTCGGCGATCGCCGGCTGAGCATCCGCGACGGTCGGCTTGAACCCGAGGACATCGACCCGTCATGA
- a CDS encoding ABC transporter permease: MTLISLTPLDLSLAAVLVLLLAWVSWRLRLGVERRVLVAALRSAIQLSLIGLVLKVLFAQSSLSLIAPVALVMLAVAGWEVMQRQRRRYRGPWGYGIGAVSMFLSSFGVTFLALTLVIGVDPWYQPQYLIPLLGMLLGNTMNGIAIALDNLTRYAWEARARIEARLLAGADWDEAIGEVRREAIRSGLIPIINSMASAGLVSLPGMMTGQVLAGSPPLEAARYQILIMFLIAGGTGLGSIFAVWAGSRRLFDGRQRLRLDRLKARPRGG; the protein is encoded by the coding sequence ATGACGCTGATCTCGCTCACGCCACTCGATCTCTCGCTCGCCGCGGTGCTGGTCCTGCTGCTCGCCTGGGTCTCCTGGCGGCTGCGCCTGGGGGTGGAGCGGCGCGTGCTCGTCGCCGCGCTGCGCAGCGCCATCCAGCTCAGCCTGATCGGGCTGGTGCTCAAGGTGTTATTCGCCCAGTCGAGCCTGTCGCTGATCGCCCCGGTGGCGCTGGTGATGCTCGCGGTGGCCGGCTGGGAGGTGATGCAGCGTCAGCGCCGTCGCTATCGCGGTCCCTGGGGCTACGGCATCGGCGCGGTGTCGATGTTCCTGTCCTCGTTCGGGGTGACCTTCCTCGCCCTCACCCTGGTGATCGGGGTCGATCCCTGGTACCAGCCGCAGTACCTGATCCCGCTGCTCGGCATGCTGCTCGGCAACACCATGAACGGCATCGCCATCGCCCTCGACAACCTCACCCGTTACGCCTGGGAGGCGCGCGCGCGCATCGAGGCGCGGCTGCTCGCCGGCGCCGACTGGGACGAGGCGATCGGGGAGGTACGCCGCGAAGCGATCCGCTCTGGACTGATCCCGATCATCAACTCCATGGCCAGCGCCGGGCTGGTCAGCCTGCCGGGGATGATGACCGGTCAGGTGCTGGCCGGCAGCCCACCACTGGAGGCGGCCAGGTATCAGATCCTGATCATGTTCCTGATCGCAGGCGGCACCGGATTGGGATCGATCTTCGCGGTCTGGGCGGGCTCGCGACGGCTGTTCGACGGTCGCCAGCGACTGCGTCTGGATCGGCTGAAGGCGCGCCCGAGGGGTGGTTGA
- a CDS encoding UDP-glucuronic acid decarboxylase family protein, with the protein MKTLNKRVLVTGGAGFLGSHLCERLLEQGCDVLCVDNFYTATKDNIRHLLGHPHFELMRHDVTFPLYVEVDEIYNLACPASPIHYQSDPVQTTKTSVHGAINMLGLAKRTGARIFQASTSEVYGDPEVHPQDEGYWGRVNPIGPRACYDEGKRCAETLFFDYHRQHGLRVKVARIFNTYGPRMHPDDGRVVSNFIIQALRNEPITLYGDGSQSRAFCYVDDMIEGIVKLMESPDQVTGPINLGNPVEFSMRELAECVRELTGSNAPLIERPLPVDDPRQRRPDISLARELLSWEPRVQLVEGLRRTVEYFEALLRRGLA; encoded by the coding sequence ATGAAGACACTCAACAAACGCGTGCTGGTCACCGGCGGCGCCGGTTTTCTGGGGAGTCATCTCTGTGAGCGTCTGCTCGAGCAAGGTTGCGATGTCCTCTGTGTCGATAATTTCTATACCGCGACCAAGGACAACATCCGCCATCTGCTCGGTCATCCGCACTTCGAGCTGATGCGTCATGATGTCACCTTTCCGCTCTATGTCGAGGTCGATGAGATCTATAACCTCGCCTGTCCGGCCTCGCCGATCCATTATCAATCAGACCCGGTACAGACCACCAAGACCAGCGTCCATGGCGCAATCAATATGCTGGGTCTTGCCAAGCGGACCGGGGCGCGGATCTTTCAGGCCTCGACCAGTGAGGTCTATGGTGATCCCGAGGTCCATCCCCAGGACGAGGGCTATTGGGGACGCGTCAACCCAATCGGCCCACGCGCCTGCTATGACGAGGGCAAGCGCTGTGCCGAGACCCTGTTCTTCGATTATCACCGTCAGCACGGACTGCGGGTCAAGGTGGCGCGTATCTTCAATACCTATGGCCCGCGGATGCACCCTGACGATGGACGGGTGGTCTCCAACTTCATCATTCAGGCATTGCGCAATGAGCCCATCACCCTCTATGGCGATGGCAGTCAGTCGCGCGCCTTCTGTTATGTCGATGACATGATCGAGGGTATCGTGAAGTTGATGGAGAGTCCGGATCAGGTCACGGGGCCGATCAACCTCGGCAATCCGGTCGAGTTCAGCATGCGTGAACTGGCCGAGTGTGTGCGTGAGCTGACCGGCTCGAATGCGCCCTTGATCGAGCGCCCGCTGCCCGTCGACGACCCGCGCCAGCGCCGTCCGGACATCAGCCTGGCGCGCGAGCTGCTCTCCTGGGAGCCTCGGGTCCAGCTCGTCGAGGGATTGCGGCGAACGGTGGAGTATTTCGAGGCGCTGCTGCGTCGAGGGCTGGCCTGA
- the uvrD gene encoding DNA helicase II, whose translation MNASALLDSLNPAQREAVSAPPGNLLILAGAGSGKTRVLVHRIAWLLQVEQVPPWGILAVTFTNKAAREMRGRIETMFAQPVGGMWVGTFHGLAHRLLRAHWQEAGLPQHFQILDADDQLRMIKRIVKDLGLDETRWAPRQIQSFINKHKDEGLRPTHLDFSGDFFGERMLTVYREYEQLRQRGGLLDFADLLLCAHELLRDRADLLEHYQRRFRHILVDEFQDTNAIQYAWLRLLAGGEDKLFAVGDDDQSIYGWRGARVENIRSFQRDYPETRVIRLEQNYRSTATILAGANALIANNPSRLGKKLWTEGESGAPIRRYGAFNEVDEARFVVERIRRHAETPGGRHDQCAILYRTTAQSRLFEEALMRAAVPYRVYGGQRFFERAEIRDALAYLRLIANQDDDAAFERVVNTPSRGIGLRTLDQLRDHARGHGLSLWRAGAQLIAEQGLGGRAANALGAFMAFIEQQRARSATQLLPDLTAALIDEAGLPAHYEKQKDGKGRDRIENLQQLVETAARFAHELEAPDGEVLGAFLAHAALEAGETQADAETDAVQLMTLHSAKGLEFPVVFLVGLEEGLFPHAMSADDPDRLEEERRLCYVGMTRAMAELYLTHAESRRLYGRQDLPPPSRFLREIPERLIEDVRARAAPPRPSPAFRPSPPPVARPAAARETGGFQVGQRVRHAKFGEGVVLDGEGRGAQARIQVKFQGSAGTKWLVLAYAKLEAA comes from the coding sequence ATGAATGCTTCAGCCCTCCTCGACTCGCTCAACCCCGCCCAGCGTGAGGCCGTCTCAGCCCCTCCGGGTAACCTCCTGATCCTCGCAGGCGCCGGCTCGGGCAAGACCCGCGTGCTGGTCCACCGCATCGCCTGGCTGCTCCAGGTCGAGCAGGTGCCGCCCTGGGGGATCCTTGCCGTCACCTTCACCAACAAGGCCGCCCGCGAGATGCGTGGACGCATCGAGACCATGTTCGCGCAGCCAGTCGGTGGGATGTGGGTCGGGACCTTCCACGGCCTGGCCCATCGCTTGCTGCGCGCGCACTGGCAGGAGGCGGGGCTGCCGCAGCACTTCCAGATCCTCGACGCCGATGATCAGCTGCGCATGATCAAGCGCATCGTCAAGGACCTCGGTCTCGACGAGACCCGCTGGGCACCGCGCCAGATCCAGTCCTTCATCAACAAGCACAAGGATGAGGGGCTGAGACCGACACATCTCGACTTCTCTGGTGACTTCTTCGGCGAGCGGATGCTCACTGTCTATCGCGAATACGAGCAATTGCGTCAACGTGGTGGTCTGCTCGATTTCGCCGATCTGCTGCTGTGCGCCCATGAGCTGTTGCGTGATCGTGCCGACCTGCTCGAGCATTATCAGCGCCGTTTCCGTCATATCCTGGTCGATGAATTCCAGGATACCAATGCCATCCAATACGCCTGGCTGCGTCTGCTCGCCGGTGGCGAGGACAAGTTGTTCGCGGTCGGTGACGATGATCAGTCGATCTATGGCTGGCGTGGTGCTCGGGTGGAGAACATCCGTTCCTTTCAGCGCGATTATCCGGAGACCCGGGTCATTCGTCTGGAGCAGAACTATCGCTCCACCGCCACCATTCTCGCCGGCGCCAATGCGCTGATCGCCAACAACCCCTCGCGACTGGGCAAGAAGCTGTGGACCGAGGGTGAATCCGGCGCGCCGATCCGTCGCTATGGTGCATTCAACGAGGTCGATGAGGCCCGCTTCGTCGTCGAGCGTATTCGTCGTCATGCCGAGACGCCGGGTGGCCGTCACGATCAATGCGCCATCCTCTATCGCACCACCGCGCAATCTCGCCTATTCGAGGAGGCCCTGATGCGTGCCGCCGTCCCCTATCGGGTCTATGGCGGGCAGCGCTTCTTCGAGCGCGCAGAGATTCGTGACGCCCTCGCCTATCTACGCCTGATCGCCAACCAGGACGATGACGCGGCCTTCGAGCGGGTGGTCAATACGCCCTCGAGGGGGATCGGACTGCGTACCCTCGATCAGTTGCGCGATCACGCCCGGGGGCACGGGTTGTCGCTGTGGCGCGCCGGCGCACAGCTGATCGCCGAGCAGGGGCTGGGTGGCCGGGCGGCGAATGCGCTGGGCGCCTTCATGGCCTTCATCGAGCAGCAGCGCGCCCGCAGCGCCACCCAACTGCTGCCCGATCTGACCGCCGCGCTGATCGACGAGGCGGGGCTGCCGGCGCACTACGAGAAGCAGAAGGACGGCAAGGGACGCGACCGCATCGAGAACCTCCAGCAGCTGGTCGAGACCGCTGCGCGCTTCGCCCATGAACTCGAGGCGCCGGATGGCGAGGTACTCGGCGCCTTCCTCGCCCATGCCGCGCTCGAGGCCGGCGAGACCCAGGCCGATGCCGAGACCGATGCGGTACAGCTGATGACGCTGCACAGCGCCAAGGGGCTGGAGTTTCCGGTGGTCTTCCTGGTCGGACTCGAGGAGGGCTTGTTCCCGCACGCCATGTCCGCCGACGATCCGGACCGGCTCGAGGAGGAGCGCAGGCTCTGCTATGTCGGCATGACCCGGGCGATGGCCGAGCTCTATCTGACCCATGCCGAGAGTCGGCGGCTCTATGGGCGTCAGGATCTGCCGCCGCCATCGCGCTTTCTGCGCGAGATCCCGGAGCGGCTGATCGAGGACGTGCGCGCTCGCGCCGCGCCCCCCAGACCGTCGCCTGCGTTCAGGCCCTCGCCACCACCCGTTGCCCGTCCTGCCGCGGCGCGTGAGACCGGCGGTTTTCAGGTCGGACAGCGGGTCCGCCACGCCAAGTTCGGCGAGGGCGTGGTACTCGATGGCGAGGGACGGGGCGCCCAGGCGCGTATCCAGGTCAAGTTCCAGGGCAGTGCCGGTACCAAGTGGCTGGTGCTCGCCTATGCCAAACTGGAGGCGGCATAG
- the trmB gene encoding tRNA (guanosine(46)-N7)-methyltransferase TrmB: MQPTDPRHRQVRSFVLREGRLTPGQERAFAELWPRFGVDWQAPAPLDLGALFGNDQPVTLEIGFGNGESLARMAADDPARNWLGVEVHRPGVGHLLLEIERLGIDNLRVMRQDAVELLTHGIAPGALDRVQLFFPDPWPKKRHHKRRILNPGMIALLERAIRPGGHFHAATDWEPYAEQMLETLEAATGFANTAGAGHYTPRPESRPLTKFEQRGERLGHPVHDLIFRRS, from the coding sequence GTGCAACCAACAGATCCCCGTCATCGTCAGGTGCGCAGCTTCGTGCTGCGCGAGGGCCGACTCACCCCGGGCCAGGAGCGCGCCTTCGCCGAGCTCTGGCCCCGCTTCGGCGTCGACTGGCAGGCGCCGGCGCCGCTCGATCTCGGCGCGCTGTTCGGCAACGACCAGCCGGTGACCCTCGAGATCGGCTTCGGCAACGGTGAGTCGCTGGCGCGGATGGCCGCCGACGACCCGGCGCGCAACTGGCTCGGGGTCGAGGTCCATCGCCCCGGGGTCGGGCACCTGCTGCTCGAGATCGAGCGGCTCGGCATCGACAACCTGCGGGTGATGCGTCAGGACGCCGTCGAACTGCTCACCCACGGCATCGCCCCCGGCGCGCTCGACCGGGTGCAGCTGTTCTTCCCCGACCCCTGGCCGAAGAAGCGTCATCACAAGCGCCGCATCCTCAACCCCGGGATGATCGCGTTGCTCGAACGCGCCATCCGTCCCGGCGGTCACTTCCACGCCGCCACCGACTGGGAGCCCTATGCCGAGCAGATGCTCGAAACCCTGGAGGCGGCCACGGGCTTCGCCAACACCGCCGGCGCCGGTCACTACACCCCACGCCCCGAGAGCCGTCCGCTGACCAAGTTCGAGCAGCGCGGCGAGCGCCTCGGTCACCCGGTCCACGACCTGATCTTCCGCCGCAGCTGA
- the hemE gene encoding uroporphyrinogen decarboxylase, with protein sequence MTQLKNDTFLRALMREPVDYTPVWMMRQAGRYLPEYRATRAKAGSFMDLCRSPELACEVTLQPLDRFPLDAAILFSDILTVPDAMGLGLYFAEGEGPNFERPVRTEADIDRLPIPDPEGELKYVMDAVSVIRRELDGRVPLIGFSGSPWTLATYMVEGGSAKNFSHTKAMMFDRPDLLHRLLTKVADSVTSYLNAQIARGAQAAMIFDTWGGALAPAHYREFSLAYMKRVMDGLTREAEGRRVPVILFTKNGGQWLADMADTGCDALGVDWTTDLADARRMVGDRVALQGNLDPCTLYASPERIREEVARVLESYGKGPGHVFNLGHGITPDVNPENAGAMIEAVHELSRPYHA encoded by the coding sequence ATGACCCAACTGAAGAATGACACCTTCCTGCGCGCCTTGATGCGCGAACCCGTTGATTACACGCCGGTTTGGATGATGCGCCAGGCTGGCCGCTATCTCCCCGAGTACCGTGCCACCCGCGCCAAGGCGGGCAGTTTCATGGACCTGTGCAGAAGCCCGGAACTGGCCTGCGAGGTCACCCTCCAGCCGCTCGACCGCTTCCCGCTGGATGCAGCGATCCTGTTCTCGGATATCCTCACCGTGCCCGACGCGATGGGCCTGGGGCTCTACTTCGCCGAGGGCGAGGGCCCGAACTTCGAGCGTCCGGTGCGCACCGAGGCCGATATCGACCGTCTGCCGATCCCCGATCCCGAGGGTGAGCTGAAGTACGTCATGGACGCGGTGTCGGTGATCCGTCGCGAACTCGACGGTCGCGTGCCGCTGATCGGCTTCTCCGGCAGTCCCTGGACCCTGGCCACCTACATGGTCGAGGGCGGTAGCGCGAAGAACTTCTCCCACACCAAGGCGATGATGTTCGACCGTCCCGACCTGCTGCACCGTCTGCTGACCAAGGTCGCCGACTCGGTGACCTCCTACCTCAACGCCCAGATCGCTCGTGGCGCCCAGGCGGCGATGATCTTCGACACCTGGGGCGGTGCCCTGGCCCCGGCCCACTACCGCGAGTTCTCGCTGGCTTACATGAAGCGGGTGATGGACGGCCTGACCCGCGAGGCCGAGGGCCGCCGCGTCCCGGTGATCCTGTTCACCAAGAACGGCGGTCAGTGGCTCGCCGACATGGCCGACACCGGCTGCGACGCCCTCGGCGTCGACTGGACCACCGATCTGGCCGATGCGCGGCGCATGGTCGGCGATCGCGTCGCCCTCCAGGGCAATCTCGACCCCTGCACCCTCTACGCCTCGCCCGAGCGGATCCGCGAGGAGGTCGCGCGGGTGCTGGAGAGCTATGGCAAGGGTCCCGGCCACGTCTTCAACCTCGGCCACGGCATCACCCCGGACGTCAATCCCGAGAATGCCGGCGCGATGATCGAGGCGGTGCACGAGCTGAGCCGTCCCTACCACGCCTGA
- a CDS encoding Tim44 domain-containing protein: MTVKTLFTTALALVVVGFMSVSTDVEAKRFGGGSSLGKQSSSLSSRPAQRQQQAAQPRAPAATNDQRPQQKSGASRWLGPLAGLAAGGLLASLFFGDGFEGFQFMDFLLIALLVFGAVMLFRALRRRQATGPVPAAAGAHGRVMPGQQRQAHPGAVGTQRAGGTQQQPSWFNAAGFLEDAKAHYVRLQSAWDQADMNDIAEYTTPELFAELERERAKLSGPQSTEVVQLKTELVGVRRDGDQVVVSVLFSGLIREQAQAPAESFREVWHIQHTWASPAGDWFIAGIQQVES, from the coding sequence ATGACCGTCAAGACCCTGTTCACGACCGCGCTGGCGCTGGTCGTGGTCGGCTTCATGTCCGTGTCCACGGACGTCGAGGCCAAGCGATTCGGGGGTGGATCCAGTCTCGGCAAGCAGTCGAGCAGTCTCTCCTCACGCCCGGCACAGCGTCAGCAGCAGGCGGCGCAACCGCGTGCTCCGGCCGCCACCAATGACCAGCGTCCGCAACAGAAGAGCGGCGCGAGCCGCTGGCTCGGTCCGCTCGCCGGTCTGGCTGCCGGTGGCCTGCTCGCCTCGCTGTTCTTCGGCGACGGCTTCGAAGGCTTCCAGTTCATGGACTTCCTGCTGATCGCGTTGCTGGTGTTCGGTGCGGTGATGCTGTTCCGGGCGTTGCGGCGACGTCAGGCGACGGGGCCCGTGCCCGCGGCCGCCGGCGCCCATGGTCGGGTGATGCCGGGCCAGCAGCGTCAGGCACATCCGGGGGCGGTCGGCACACAGCGCGCTGGCGGTACCCAGCAGCAGCCGTCCTGGTTCAATGCCGCCGGCTTCCTCGAGGACGCCAAGGCGCACTACGTGCGTCTGCAGTCGGCCTGGGACCAGGCCGACATGAACGATATCGCCGAGTACACCACGCCCGAGCTGTTTGCCGAACTCGAGCGTGAGCGCGCCAAGCTCAGCGGCCCCCAGAGCACCGAGGTGGTGCAGCTCAAGACCGAACTCGTCGGGGTGCGGCGCGATGGCGATCAGGTGGTCGTGAGCGTCCTCTTCTCCGGGCTGATCCGCGAGCAGGCACAGGCACCGGCCGAGTCCTTCCGCGAGGTCTGGCACATCCAGCACACCTGGGCCAGCCCTGCGGGCGACTGGTTCATCGCCGGGATCCAGCAGGTCGAGAGCTGA
- a CDS encoding thiazole synthase, with product MTTATQNPDRLVIAGKEYGSRLLVGTGKYKDMDETARAIEASGAEIVTVAVRRTNLGQNADEPNILDVLPPERYTYLPNTAGCFDVDTAVRTCRLARELLDGHKLVKLEVLGDQQTLFPDVIATLKAAEILVADGFDVMVYTNDDPIVARELEAIGCCAVMPLAAPIGSGLGIRNPLNIRTIVENAKVPVLVDAGVGTASDAAEAMELGCDGVLMNTAIAAAKDPVLMATAMRKGIEAGREAYLAGRMPAKRFASASSPIEGLFF from the coding sequence ATGACCACAGCGACCCAGAACCCAGACCGACTCGTCATCGCCGGCAAGGAGTACGGCTCCCGCCTGCTCGTCGGCACCGGTAAGTACAAGGACATGGACGAGACTGCGCGTGCCATCGAGGCCAGCGGCGCCGAGATCGTCACGGTCGCGGTGCGTCGCACCAACCTCGGCCAGAACGCCGATGAGCCCAACATCCTCGACGTGCTGCCCCCGGAGCGCTACACCTATCTGCCCAACACCGCCGGTTGCTTCGATGTCGACACCGCGGTGCGCACCTGCCGCCTGGCGCGCGAGCTGCTCGACGGCCACAAGCTGGTCAAGCTCGAGGTGCTCGGCGACCAGCAGACCCTGTTCCCCGATGTCATCGCCACCCTCAAGGCCGCCGAGATCCTCGTCGCCGACGGCTTCGACGTGATGGTCTACACCAATGACGACCCGATCGTCGCCCGCGAGCTGGAGGCCATCGGCTGCTGCGCGGTGATGCCGCTGGCCGCGCCGATCGGCTCGGGTCTAGGCATCCGCAATCCGCTCAACATCCGCACCATCGTCGAGAACGCCAAGGTGCCGGTGCTGGTCGACGCCGGCGTGGGCACCGCCTCCGACGCCGCCGAAGCGATGGAACTCGGCTGCGACGGCGTGCTGATGAACACCGCCATCGCCGCGGCCAAGGACCCGGTGCTGATGGCCACAGCCATGCGCAAGGGCATCGAGGCCGGACGCGAGGCCTATCTCGCCGGGCGCATGCCGGCCAAGCGCTTCGCCTCGGCCTCCTCGCCGATCGAGGGGCTGTTCTTCTGA
- a CDS encoding FAD-dependent oxidoreductase gives MNPSTHYDVLIVGAGVTGTALLYELAKFTDLGRLCLVEKYDDVATVNSHAHSNSQTIHCGDIETNYTLEKARSVKRTAYMVINYATKLPAEERDRIIQRMPKMVLGVGAEECRYIRERHARFKGLFPRMELLEREAIAELEPNVARVEGRWRAEEIVATGTADEYCAVDFQALAQSFSDACARLDRNSGKQITQLFSTKVESIRKEGGDYVLRTNRGLLQARAVVVCAGGHSLLMAQEMGLGLEYSCLPVAGSFYFAPEALNGKVYTVQNPNLPFAAVHGDHDVKERGKTRFGPTALMLPMLERYNRSSIREFFKVQRFDHDVAAVVWDLMKVPDIRNYVLRNFLYEVPWLNRQLFVREIRKIVPALQASEISYAEGFGGIRPQLIDKRARKLRMGEAKISDGGGIIFNMTPSPGGTSCLGAGEGDMRAIAEYLGARIDERAFEQELLMGHEDTRDHEDPATEALATAV, from the coding sequence ATGAATCCATCGACCCACTACGACGTACTCATCGTCGGTGCCGGCGTCACCGGCACCGCCCTGCTCTACGAACTGGCCAAGTTCACCGATCTCGGGCGGTTGTGCCTGGTGGAGAAGTACGACGACGTCGCCACGGTCAACTCACACGCCCACAGCAACAGCCAGACCATCCACTGCGGCGACATCGAGACCAACTACACCCTGGAGAAGGCGCGTTCGGTCAAGCGTACCGCCTACATGGTGATCAACTACGCCACCAAGCTGCCCGCCGAGGAGCGCGACCGTATCATCCAGCGCATGCCCAAGATGGTGCTCGGTGTCGGCGCCGAGGAGTGTCGCTATATCCGCGAGCGCCACGCCCGGTTCAAGGGACTATTCCCACGCATGGAGTTGCTCGAGCGCGAGGCGATCGCCGAACTCGAGCCCAATGTGGCACGGGTCGAAGGCCGGTGGCGCGCCGAGGAGATCGTCGCCACGGGAACCGCCGACGAGTACTGCGCGGTCGACTTCCAGGCACTGGCACAGTCCTTCTCCGATGCTTGCGCACGTCTCGACCGCAACAGCGGCAAGCAGATCACCCAGCTGTTTTCGACCAAGGTCGAGTCGATCCGCAAGGAGGGCGGGGACTATGTGCTGCGCACCAACCGCGGCCTGCTACAGGCGCGCGCGGTGGTGGTCTGCGCCGGGGGGCACTCGCTGCTGATGGCCCAGGAGATGGGGCTGGGACTGGAGTATTCCTGTTTGCCGGTAGCCGGCTCCTTCTACTTCGCCCCCGAAGCACTCAACGGCAAGGTCTACACCGTCCAGAACCCCAATCTGCCCTTCGCCGCGGTGCACGGCGACCACGACGTCAAGGAGCGCGGCAAGACCCGCTTCGGCCCCACCGCACTGATGCTGCCGATGCTCGAGCGCTACAACCGATCGAGCATCCGCGAGTTCTTCAAGGTGCAGCGCTTCGATCATGATGTGGCGGCAGTCGTGTGGGACCTGATGAAGGTGCCCGATATCCGCAACTATGTGCTGCGCAACTTCCTCTACGAGGTGCCCTGGCTCAACCGTCAGCTGTTCGTGCGCGAGATCCGCAAGATCGTCCCCGCGCTCCAGGCCTCAGAGATCAGCTATGCCGAGGGCTTCGGCGGGATCCGCCCACAGCTCATCGACAAGCGCGCACGCAAGCTGCGCATGGGCGAGGCCAAGATCAGCGACGGCGGCGGCATCATCTTCAACATGACCCCGTCCCCCGGCGGCACCAGCTGTCTCGGTGCTGGCGAGGGCGACATGCGCGCCATCGCCGAGTATCTCGGCGCCCGCATCGACGAGCGTGCCTTCGAGCAGGAGCTGCTGATGGGGCACGAGGACACCCGCGATCACGAGGATCCGGCCACCGAGGCGCTGGCCACGGCGGTCTGA
- a CDS encoding YfhL family 4Fe-4S dicluster ferredoxin gives MALLITDECINCDVCEPECPNGAISQGDETYEIDPSLCTECVGHYETAQCVEVCPVDCIIKDPNHEESEDALRAKFERIAGGN, from the coding sequence ATGGCGCTGTTGATCACCGACGAATGCATCAACTGTGACGTCTGCGAGCCCGAGTGCCCGAACGGCGCGATCTCGCAGGGTGACGAGACCTACGAGATCGACCCCAGCCTCTGCACCGAGTGCGTTGGTCATTACGAGACCGCGCAGTGTGTCGAGGTCTGTCCCGTTGATTGCATCATCAAGGACCCCAATCACGAGGAGTCCGAGGACGCGCTGCGGGCCAAGTTCGAGCGTATCGCCGGCGGTAACTGA
- the thiS gene encoding sulfur carrier protein ThiS has protein sequence MQIEINGDRTEVAEAITMAELLEQLELTGKRLAVEVNAELVPRSRFAEHRLIADDRVEIIHAVGGG, from the coding sequence ATGCAGATCGAGATCAACGGCGACCGCACCGAGGTCGCCGAGGCCATCACCATGGCCGAGCTGCTCGAACAGCTCGAACTCACCGGCAAACGTCTCGCCGTCGAGGTCAACGCCGAGCTGGTGCCGCGCAGCCGCTTCGCCGAGCACCGTCTCATCGCCGACGACCGGGTGGAGATCATCCACGCCGTCGGCGGCGGCTGA